A region of the Myxococcus stipitatus DSM 14675 genome:
CGGAGATCTCGGCGAACGGCGACCCGGCACCCGGGCTGTCCGTCTTCTTCACCAGACTCTCGAAGATCTTCGTGAGCTCGTCGCTGGCCTTCTTGATGCGCAGGCGGACGAGGCCCAGGCTCGTGCGGTTGTCGAAGATGACGACCAGCACCACCCGGCTGCCGACGATGGTCATGTAGAGCGAGTCCTTCGCCCCTTCATGGAACTGGTTGGGGAACTCGTTCTCGCCGATCAGCTTGGCGAGTCCCCCCATGGCGGCCACGTTGCCGGCCGTCAGTGAGGCCAGGGAAGTGGTGTCGATGTTCTGCGTCTGGCCCGCCGAGGAGATGAGCTGCCCGTTCTTGTCGACGAGGAAGACCACCTTCGCGTTCGCGTCCTTGGTGAGCCGGTCGCAAACGGCGTTGATCTTGGTGAACTCCTCTTCGTACATCACCAGTTGCGTGCCCATGGGCGTATGCGCTCCTCAGCGTTCGCTCGCCCCGCTCACGAAAGGCACTCCCATTGTTTCTGGAGTGAATCCCGGAGGTTAGACGAGGCGCTACCGACCGTGAGGATGCTTAGCAAAGCCCCTCCACTCCAGCAAGAAGCCATCCGCGCCTCGCGGTGAGAACGCGGTGTCCGGGCCCAGGACCCCCGCTCCACCCGCCCCCTTCGGTGGGCTCCCAGGGGTTCCGGAGGGTTTTCCAGGTCAACTGGTGGCACCGGTTTGGGAGTGTTCCCGGCTTTCTCTATACTCGGCCGGGCTTTGACGCCCCCAAGCCCCCTGTCCCCCATCCTGGCGCGTCTGGCGCCCTTGCTGTTGGTGCTGGTCAGCGTCCCGTCCGCCCGGGCGGAGGAGGTGCGCGAGCGAGCCTCGCTGCGCCTGCGCTATGGCCTCGCCGTGCGCAATGGTGCACAGGTGGATGTAGGGCCGGGGCTCACCTACGACGGTTTCACACCGAATGATCTGGCCGCGGTGGGGACGTTCTGGGCCGGGTCCTGGATGGGCGGCTGGGCGGCCGTCCAGCGCGAGGGCTTCGACCTGAAGGAGGGCTCGGTGAGGATCACCGGCGGCAGCCTGTTGAGGGCGTCGGTGGGGCCTCGGGTCCGGACATACCTGGGGCCGGTGCGGGCGGAGCTGGGCGCGGGCTACGGCTACGCGCAGCTTCCGGTGTTCGGCACGTCGTCGGAGCCGGTGTTGTCGCGGGGCGTGAGGCACGCGGCGCTGGTGAGCGCGAGCGTGCGGGTGCCGCTCTTCTCGCGGCTGGCCGTGGAGGCGCGGGGCGAGGTGCCGGTGTCGCTGTCGGCGAGCGACTCGGCGGGGGACAAGGCGGAGGCGAAGGGGTTCGCCGCGGGAGGCGCGCTGCTCTTTCCGCTCGTGGGTTCGTCGCGGTGGTCTGGCACCGCGCTGTTGGACTTCCAGCATGTGCAGGACACGGTGACGCTGGCGGATGGGAGCCGGTCCGAGCAGCGCATGCGCCGGGTGGGCGCCGCGCTGGAGCTGGCCTGGAATGATGCGCCACCAGCCCGTGAGTTCACGCCGCCGCCGGTCGAGCCCGTGCGGGTGCCGGTGGGCTCGGTGTCGCTCCAGGTGCTGGACGCGGAGTCGGGCGCGCCGCTGCCGGGGGCGCGGGTGGTGCTGGTGTCGGGCGGCGTCGAGAGCGCGCCACGAGACGTGGACGTGAAGGGCTTCGTGGAGGTGGGGGAACTGCCTCCGGGCGCCATCGTCGCGCGGGTGAGCGCGGACGGCTACGAGCCCGTCGAGGCCCAGGGCACGGTCGAGGACGGCGGGCGGGTGGCGCTGGAGGTCCGGGCGCGCAAGCTGCCGCCGCCCACGGGCGGGCTGAAGGTGTCGGTGGTGAACGCGTCGAACGGCGTGCCGCTGCCGGGTGTCCGCGTGGTGGTGGGCGCCGCGGTGGTGCGCACGGACTTGAAGGGTGAGGCCTGGGTGAAGGACCTGCCTCCGGGGCCGGTGTCGGTGGTGGCGAGCACCACGGGATATCGGACGGCGGAAGAGGCGGCCGTCATCGTCGCGGGGATGGAGACGGCGCTGTCGGTGCCCCTCGCGCTGGAGCGCAAGGGGGAGCCCGCGACGCTCAAGGGACAGGTGCGCAGCGCTCGCGGGGGCAAGCCCGTCGCCGCCACGCTGCTCATCCCGCAGGCCAAGGTGAAGGCGCGCACGGATGCGAAGGGGGCGTTCGCCTTCCAGGTTCGTGGCGGCACCTACCGCATCACCATCTCCGCTCGGGGCTTCCTGTCCCAGTCGAAGCTCGTCACCTTGAAGGAGGGCGAGCAGGCCATCTTCAACGTCGATCTCTTCCCGAGGCAGAAACGGTGAGCAACACGCGTCCCTGGCTCCTGGTCCTTCTCCTCGTCGCTTCAGCGTGTGACAAGGACGCGGCCACTCCACCTCCCACTGCTCCGGACGCGGCCCCCGTCGCCGACGTGGGGGCCACCGTCGAGCTGGCCCGTTTGGAAGGGCTCACGGGCGAGGTGATGGTGGAGCGCGGAGGCAAGAAGCTCCCCGCCCAGGAAGGCCCGCTCTACTCGGGTGACGCGGTGGAGACGGGCACCTCGGGCGCGGCGACGATGCGCTTCGCGGATGGGCGCTCGGTCGAGGTGGGGGCCGACGCACGCGTGGGCCTGGGCGAGAAGTCCGGGGAAGTGGTGCTCACGGTGGAGCGAGGCATCGTGCTGACGCGGGTCCCCGCGCGTGCGCCCGGGACTCCCGTGAGCGGCAAGAAGGTGGCGCTGACGCTGCTGACGCCCTTCGGCCTCACCCGCGTGGGCTCCGAGCCCAGCGAGGTGAGCGTGCAGGTGGGGAAGGACTTCGGCCGCGTCGAGGTGAAGCTGGGGGCCATCGAGTTCGTCGACAAGGAGGGGCACCAGTTGCGCGCGTCGGAAGGCGACGCGGTGTCGGTGTCCGCGGGCAAGGCGGAGCTGTTGCTGCGAGGCTCTCGCGTGATCGAGCTGGAGCCCATCCAAGTGACGGTGCGCGTGGGCTCGGGGCGCGCGGAGCTCAAGGCCAAGGATGCGAAGCGCTGGCGGGCGATGCGCGCGGAAGGCGATGTGCTCGCGCCGGGAGATGGGATTCGCACGCGCCCGGGCGCGTCGGTGGAGATGTCGCTGCAGGGCTCGTCCTCGCGGCTGTCCCTTGGCCCCTCGGCGGAGATGGTCCTGGAGGGCGCCGCGCAGGGAGGCACTCGCGACGAGGCGCGCATGGAGCTGAAGCAGGGCGGGCTTGGCGTGCAACTGGCGAAGGGACGCGAGAGCCGCGTGGTGCTGCCGGGGCTCACGCTGGAGGGCGACGGTGCGTCGAGGGTCGCGGTGCGACGCACGGCCTCCGGCTACCTGGTGGACGCGCAGACGGGACAGCTGACGTTGGTGCGAGGCAACGTGCGTCAGCCGCTGCGCGCGGGGGAGCGCGCCACGGTGACGGGGGACTCGGGCGCGGCGGTCATCGAGGCGCTCGCTCCGGCGATGCTGATGCTGAAGGAGGGCGACGGCACGGAGGTGTACCACCAGGGCCTGCCCGAGGTGGCGTTCGGCTGGGAGAAGGCGGGAGAGGCGACGGTGGAGGTGGCGCTGGATGAGGCCTTCACCGAGCCCCTCGTGTCCGGCACGGTGTTCCAGCCCTTCGTCAACGTGACGGCGCCCGCGCGAGGACTCCTGTACTGGCGGGTGCGTGGCAAGGACGGCCAGGACGTGGCGAAGGGGAGCGCGACGTTTGCTCCGGAGCGGCTGGGCCGGGACCTGGACCGGGTTCGCAACGTGGTGCCAGAGGGGCTGGAGAAGACGACCATCTTCTACCAAGACAAACCTCCCGCGGTGACGTTCACCTATGGTGAGGAGGCCTCCGCGGCGAAGTACCGGGTGGCGGTGTACCGGGTGGGGGCACTGGAGAAGGTGGTGGCGGAGCGCACGGTGGCGGAGGCGCGGGCGGCGCTGGACGCGGGCGCGCTGGGCGAGGGCAGCTACCTCTGGTCCGTGACGCCGCTGTCGGAGACGGGTGAACAGCTCAAGGGTGGGCGGATGAACAAGCTGGAGCTGGTCTACGACAACTCGGTGCCGCTGCTGCTGGTGTCGCAGCCTCGCAACGGCCAGGCCTCGGCGGCCAAGGTGCGGGCCACGGGGGTTGCTCCGGTGAATGCGCGGGTGTCCATCAATGGACGTCCCGTGGCGCTGGATGCGAAGCACCGCTTCGATACGTGGGCGGAGCCGGTGGGCTCGCCTCCCATGTTGATGTTCAAGATGTCGCGTCCCGGTGCTCCGGATATCCACACGGTGCGCACCCTGAGACAGCGAGGGCTCTGAGGATGGTCCCCCCCCGTTCAACACAACACGGCTCCGAGGAAGCTCCGCCGCCCCTCCTGCGCCCCTATGGCCCGTACGTGCTCGTGCGCAAGCTGGCCGAGGGCGGCATGGCGGAGATCTTCCTCGCCAAGCTGCTGGGCGCCGACGGCTTCGAGCGCAACGTCGTCATCAAGCGGATGCTGCCGCACCTGTCCAACATCCCCGACTTCGTGGAGATGTTCCGGGACGAGGCGAAGCTCGCGCACCCGAACATCATCCAGATTCAGGAGCTGGGCTTCACCGAGGGCTGCTACTACATCTGCATGGAGTACCTCGCGGGCGAGGACTTCTCCACGACGCTGCGGCTGGCGGGGCGCAGGCGGCAGTATCTGCCGTACCCCATCGTGCTGCGCGTGCTCATCGACTCGGCGCGCGGGCTGCATTACGCGCACGAGTTCTCCAACGAGAGCGGGCAGCCGCTCAACGTCGTGCACCGCGACATCTCCCCGTCGAACCTGTACCTGACGTACCAGGGGCAGGTGAAGGTGCTGGACTTCGGCATCGCCAAGGCCGAGTCGAGGCTCGTCAACACGCGCACCGGCGTGGTGAAGGGCAAGTACATGTACATGGCCCCGGAGCAGGCGCGGGGACAGGAAGTGGACCGGCGCGCGGACATCTTCGCGCTCGGCGTCAGCTTGTATGAGGCGCTCACGCACGTGCGGCCCTTCTCGCGAGAGAACGACCTCGCGGTGCTCAACGCGCTGCTGCACAACGAGTTCAAGCGTCCGCGAGAGCTGCGCTCCGACCTGCCGGAGGCGCTGGAGGCCATCGTCCTCAAGGCCATGGCGCCCTTCGCGAATGACCGCTACGCCACGGCGGAGGCCTTCGCGCAGGACCTGGAGGCGTTCCTCGGCGAGCACTACAGCGGCTCGGGCACCCAGCAATTGGGGCCGTTCTTGCGCAGCCACTTCGGCGACGAGCGCTTCACCGAGCGCACCCGCATTCCGACGTTGGCCTCGCTCTCCGCGGCCCTGGGCGTCGTGACGCAGGCCACGGGGTTGATGGAGGCGGGGACGAACGTGGTGGGGGCTCCGGCCTCGCTGGGCGCGGGGCAGACGGCTCCCACCGCGCAGGCCTGGGGGACCCACTCGCCCGCGTCGTCGTCGGGGTTGGTGCCCGCGGTCCCGAAGACTCCCGCCACCGAGAATGCGCCGCCTCCCGAGCCGCTGCCCTCGGGGCGTTCGCGGAGCTGGCGTCCGATGGTGGTGGGGCTCGCCGCGGGGTTGGTGCTCGCCGGGGGCGGACTGGTGGGCTATCGCAAGCTCACGGCCTCGGAGCCCGTGAGGGACACGGTGGCCGCGCCTTCAGCGCCAGTGCCCGTGGCTCCGCCCGCGGAGGTTCGCGCGCAGGCGCCGGCGCCCGTGACGCCGCCGGAAGGCCCCGAGGTCCCCGCCGGGACTGTCGCCGAGACGGCGGCGGGGCAGCAGCCCCCCGTGACAGGGGGAGGCGCGGCCACCGCCGTGGCGGCGCAAGCGCCGGTGCCGGACGACAAGGCCGCCGAGGACGATGAGGTGAAGTCACTCAAGCCGACCCCGCCGAAGAAGCGGGTGTCGTTGGGCATGGGAGACATCCGGCGTGTCGTGCAGAAGGGAAGCTCTCGCATCTCCTCCTGCTTCACGCGCAACCGGGAGGAGCTGCCCGCGAGCGAGGGGAAGATTCAGGTGGAGTTCTCCATCGCCTCCACGGGCAAGGTCGACGCACGGGTCGGGGAGCCGTGGGCTGGCACCAAGGTTGGCCGCTGCGTCGAGGTGGAGGCGGAGCGGCTGCGCTTCCCCGCGCATCGCGACGAGACGGTCGACGTGATTGTCCCGTTCGCCTGGACGTTGAAGTAGGCGGTGAGCTGGGAGGTGGCGCCGGAGGACTCCCGGCGCCAGGTGAGACTCAGAGGTCGCGGCGGGCGGACAGCGCCTTCGCGAGGGTGGCCTGGTCCGCGAACTCCAGGTCCCCGCCCATGGGCAGGCCCTGGGCGATGCGCGTGACACGCAGCCCCATGGGCTTGAGCAGGCGCGTCAGGTAGAGCGCGGTGGCCTCGCCCTCGATGTCCGGGTTGGTGGCGAGGATGAGCTCCTCCACCCGGCTGTCGTTGAGGCGCTCGAGCAGCTCCTTGATGCGAAGCTGCTCCGGGCCCACGCCCTCCAGCGGCGACAGCACGCCGTGCAGGACGTGGTAGCGACCCTTGAACTCGCGCGTCCGCTCCAGCGCCATCAGGTCGGCGAAGGTCTCCA
Encoded here:
- a CDS encoding FecR domain-containing protein, which produces MSNTRPWLLVLLLVASACDKDAATPPPTAPDAAPVADVGATVELARLEGLTGEVMVERGGKKLPAQEGPLYSGDAVETGTSGAATMRFADGRSVEVGADARVGLGEKSGEVVLTVERGIVLTRVPARAPGTPVSGKKVALTLLTPFGLTRVGSEPSEVSVQVGKDFGRVEVKLGAIEFVDKEGHQLRASEGDAVSVSAGKAELLLRGSRVIELEPIQVTVRVGSGRAELKAKDAKRWRAMRAEGDVLAPGDGIRTRPGASVEMSLQGSSSRLSLGPSAEMVLEGAAQGGTRDEARMELKQGGLGVQLAKGRESRVVLPGLTLEGDGASRVAVRRTASGYLVDAQTGQLTLVRGNVRQPLRAGERATVTGDSGAAVIEALAPAMLMLKEGDGTEVYHQGLPEVAFGWEKAGEATVEVALDEAFTEPLVSGTVFQPFVNVTAPARGLLYWRVRGKDGQDVAKGSATFAPERLGRDLDRVRNVVPEGLEKTTIFYQDKPPAVTFTYGEEASAAKYRVAVYRVGALEKVVAERTVAEARAALDAGALGEGSYLWSVTPLSETGEQLKGGRMNKLELVYDNSVPLLLVSQPRNGQASAAKVRATGVAPVNARVSINGRPVALDAKHRFDTWAEPVGSPPMLMFKMSRPGAPDIHTVRTLRQRGL
- the recR gene encoding recombination mediator RecR; this translates as MTPDPLNRLVAQLAKLPGIGEKTAQRLAFHILRAPGEYAAELSQAIREVKEKVHLCVRCFSLTDTETCGFCRDHRRDERVLCVVETFADLMALERTREFKGRYHVLHGVLSPLEGVGPEQLRIKELLERLNDSRVEELILATNPDIEGEATALYLTRLLKPMGLRVTRIAQGLPMGGDLEFADQATLAKALSARRDL
- a CDS encoding protein kinase domain-containing protein, coding for MVPPRSTQHGSEEAPPPLLRPYGPYVLVRKLAEGGMAEIFLAKLLGADGFERNVVIKRMLPHLSNIPDFVEMFRDEAKLAHPNIIQIQELGFTEGCYYICMEYLAGEDFSTTLRLAGRRRQYLPYPIVLRVLIDSARGLHYAHEFSNESGQPLNVVHRDISPSNLYLTYQGQVKVLDFGIAKAESRLVNTRTGVVKGKYMYMAPEQARGQEVDRRADIFALGVSLYEALTHVRPFSRENDLAVLNALLHNEFKRPRELRSDLPEALEAIVLKAMAPFANDRYATAEAFAQDLEAFLGEHYSGSGTQQLGPFLRSHFGDERFTERTRIPTLASLSAALGVVTQATGLMEAGTNVVGAPASLGAGQTAPTAQAWGTHSPASSSGLVPAVPKTPATENAPPPEPLPSGRSRSWRPMVVGLAAGLVLAGGGLVGYRKLTASEPVRDTVAAPSAPVPVAPPAEVRAQAPAPVTPPEGPEVPAGTVAETAAGQQPPVTGGGAATAVAAQAPVPDDKAAEDDEVKSLKPTPPKKRVSLGMGDIRRVVQKGSSRISSCFTRNREELPASEGKIQVEFSIASTGKVDARVGEPWAGTKVGRCVEVEAERLRFPAHRDETVDVIVPFAWTLK
- a CDS encoding MSCRAMM family protein, with protein sequence MTPPSPLSPILARLAPLLLVLVSVPSARAEEVRERASLRLRYGLAVRNGAQVDVGPGLTYDGFTPNDLAAVGTFWAGSWMGGWAAVQREGFDLKEGSVRITGGSLLRASVGPRVRTYLGPVRAELGAGYGYAQLPVFGTSSEPVLSRGVRHAALVSASVRVPLFSRLAVEARGEVPVSLSASDSAGDKAEAKGFAAGGALLFPLVGSSRWSGTALLDFQHVQDTVTLADGSRSEQRMRRVGAALELAWNDAPPAREFTPPPVEPVRVPVGSVSLQVLDAESGAPLPGARVVLVSGGVESAPRDVDVKGFVEVGELPPGAIVARVSADGYEPVEAQGTVEDGGRVALEVRARKLPPPTGGLKVSVVNASNGVPLPGVRVVVGAAVVRTDLKGEAWVKDLPPGPVSVVASTTGYRTAEEAAVIVAGMETALSVPLALERKGEPATLKGQVRSARGGKPVAATLLIPQAKVKARTDAKGAFAFQVRGGTYRITISARGFLSQSKLVTLKEGEQAIFNVDLFPRQKR
- the mglB gene encoding gliding-motility regulator GTPase-activating protein MglB — encoded protein: MGTQLVMYEEEFTKINAVCDRLTKDANAKVVFLVDKNGQLISSAGQTQNIDTTSLASLTAGNVAAMGGLAKLIGENEFPNQFHEGAKDSLYMTIVGSRVVLVVIFDNRTSLGLVRLRIKKASDELTKIFESLVKKTDSPGAGSPFAEISDDDIDNLFSE